The Ferroacidibacillus organovorans nucleotide sequence GATGCGCGTCAGCGTGCACGGCACGTCTGGCTGTCGATAGCGGATTTTGGCCGTGAGTCGCTGTGTGCGGTCAGGCAAATCGCCTGCAATCCAGTGCATGTCTGAAGCATAGAGTGCGCTGTGATAGAGTGCAGGGTGATGAAACCCTTGAACGACATAGAGAATGTTTTGGGTGAGGTCTTTGTCTGCGACAAACCAGGGTTCCCCTGAGCCTGATCCGCCGATGCCAAGGCCGTGGCGCTGACCGATGGTGTAATACATGAGCCCATCGTGTCGGCCCATGACGCGTCCGTCGAGTGTGCGCATTTCACCAGGTTGCGCCGGCAAATAATTCTTTAGGAAGGATTTGAAGTTGCGCTCTCCGATGAAACAGATCCCCGTGCTGTCTTTTTTTGCCGCCGTCACGAGCCCTGCCTCGTGTGCCAATGCGCGCACCTCGCGCTTGGTGAGATGGCCGATCGGAAAAAGGGTTTGCGACAACGCTTTCTGGTTTACAGCATATAAAAAATACGTTTGGTCTTTTTGTTCATCCGCCCCGCGTGTCAGAAGCGCCCGCCCGTCTTCTCGGGTGATCTGCGCGTAGTGGCCTGTCGCGAGCGCGTCGGCGCCAAGCGTGATCGCCTGATCGAGAAGCTCTTTGAATTTGATCTCGCGATTGCACAGAATATCGGGATTGGGCGTTCGCCCTTTTGTAAATTCATCAAGAAAGTATTGAAAGACGCGGTCGTGATACTCTTGCTCAAAATTGACGGTGTAGTAAGGAATGCCGATGTGTTCGCACACTTGGCGCACATCGTCAAAGTCTTCTTCAGCCGTGCAGTGACCGTTTTCGTCAACCTCGTCCCAGTTTTTCATAAAGATCCCGACCACGTCATAGCCTTGCTGTTTGAGGAGCCACGCGGAAACGGAAGAGTCGACGCCGCCTGACATGCCGACCACGACGCGCGCTCCTTTTTTTAATGCGGATACACTCACGGACATCCTCATCACCCATCTAAGATTTGTGTGCGTGCGATAAATCCCTCGCACGCCTATTTCTCTATTGTAACCACTCCGTCAACGGATGGAACAGAAGGTCGAGGTTTCGGTCGGGCGACATGGTTGTGATTCGTATGGTACACTAAAAGGTATGGATCTAAAGGAGTGCGGCGTGTGGATTTATATCGAATCACGATTGAAACGACGTCTGAGGCAGTCGAAGCGGTCTGTGTCGTGACGGACTTGCCGGAGATCGTCGGGCAAGATATTGAAGATTCAGCAGATCTGGAAGCGCGCAGTGCACAGGCGCGCGCGAGTGAGTGGATTGATGAGGCGTTTTTAAATCGCACGGGCGCAAAGGTCAATCTTTACATTGATCAGGCGCGTTTTTCAGATGAAGAAGTGAAGGGCTTTGTACGCGTGATCGAGCAAAAATTGGATGGCATCCGAGCGATCGGACTTGACGTTGGCAGTCTTTTGGTGTCGCTGGAAGCGATCCCGGAAGCGTCGTATTTGCTCGCGTATAAAGAGCACTTTCATACTCTGCGCGTGAGTCCGCGCGTTATCATCGCACCCTCGTGGGAGATGGATCGGCTTTCAGAGATGGGAACGATCGGCGCTGACGACGTGGTGCTTGAGATTGATCCGGGGATGGCGTTTGGCACAGGGACGCACGAGACGACGCAACTCATGCTCACGGTGATGGAAGGGCACGCGCTGCGCGACACGCGCGTTCTTGATCTCGGGACGGGCACCGGGGTGCTTGCAATCGCCGCGGCAAAGTTTGGCGCGCACTCAGTGACGGCGGTGGATGTCGATGAAAATGCGCTTGCCGTCGCCCGCGACAACGCGGTGAAAAATGGTGTGTCCGATCGGATTCAACTGGTTGTGTCCGATCTCGCGCGCGATCTGCCGTCAGGACAAACGTACGACTTTGTCTATGCCAACCTGCTTTTAGACTTGTTGCTGCGCCTTCTGCCAGACATCAAGCATGTGCTGTCGCCAAACGGGACGCTCAGCGTATCGGGCATTGTCCATCATCAAGTGGAGGCCGTCGCGCAGGCGGCGCGTGAACAGCGTCTTAAGGTCATAGAGATTCACGAGAATGCGGACTGGCGCGCACTCGTCTTAACCTTCACGGAAGAAAGCGGCGGGTGGTTGGCATGCAGCGCTATTTTTTAGAGGCGGATGCGCGCATCGCGCCGGATCGATTTCGCGTCGCCGGAGAGGATGCGCACCACGTGCTGCGCGTGCTGCGCATGAGACAGGGCGATCGCTTTGGCATTGTCTCAGAGGGTGAGACGTATGAAGTGGAGATCGTGGATGTGCAGGAAGATGAAGTGATTGTGCACGTCATTGCGCAAATGGCATCGGCTTCTGAGCCGCCTTTTGCGGTTACGCTTGTGCAAGGATTGCCAAAAGGTGAACGGCTGGATGAGCTGTTGATGCACGGAACGGAAGTCGGTGTCACCCAGTTTGTCATTTTTGAAGGTGTGCGCTCCGTCGCGCGCTGGGATGAAAAAAAACGCACCGCAAAGCTTGAACGTTGTCAGCGCATCGTCAAGGAGGCAGCCGAGCAGTCGCAGCGAAACGTCGTTCCGCGTGTCGCGTATGCGCCCGACCTGGCCTCTGCGCTGCAACAGTCGGCCGGATACTTAATTGCTCCTTATGAAGTGCAGGGGCAAGGATTGCCACCGCTCAAGTTAGCGCTTCGACAACTCAACGAAAAGCGGGATCGTCTACTTGCAGAGGGGATTCGTCTGGTCATTGGGCCGGAAGGTGGCTTGGATGGTGCGGAAGTGCAGGCGATTCAAGCGCAGGAAGGACAACTCGTGACGCTTGGCGCGCGCATCTTGCGCACAGAGACGGCAGGTGTGGTGACGGTGGCACAGCTTCTCTATGAGTTAGAGAGCGAACGGTAGAACGTACATCGCTGTGAGTGTTTCACAACGGATAAGCAAGCGGAAAAAGGAGTGGGGTAACTTTGCAAAAGCAGAGGGTGGCGTTTCATACGCTCGGTTGCAAGGTGAACTTTTATGATACGGAGTCGCTGTGGCAAATGTTTGAGCGCGCCGGCTATGAGCAGGTTGACTTTCACGACGAGGCAGACGTCTATCTGATCAACACATGCACGGTGACGCATGAAGGTGATCGCAAGTCGCGGCAAATGATTCGGCGGGCCGTGCGCCAAAATCCTGACGCGACGGTTGTCGTGACAGGCTGTTATGCGCAGATGGCGCCGGGCGAGGTGCTCGGAATTAGCGGTGTCGATCTTGTGGTCGGCAATCAGCACCGCGATCAGTTGCTCCCCTGGATTG carries:
- the mnmA gene encoding tRNA 2-thiouridine(34) synthase MnmA, with protein sequence MSVSALKKGARVVVGMSGGVDSSVSAWLLKQQGYDVVGIFMKNWDEVDENGHCTAEEDFDDVRQVCEHIGIPYYTVNFEQEYHDRVFQYFLDEFTKGRTPNPDILCNREIKFKELLDQAITLGADALATGHYAQITREDGRALLTRGADEQKDQTYFLYAVNQKALSQTLFPIGHLTKREVRALAHEAGLVTAAKKDSTGICFIGERNFKSFLKNYLPAQPGEMRTLDGRVMGRHDGLMYYTIGQRHGLGIGGSGSGEPWFVADKDLTQNILYVVQGFHHPALYHSALYASDMHWIAGDLPDRTQRLTAKIRYRQPDVPCTLTRIDTDVWRVQFDTPQRAITPGQSVVFYQGPHCLGGAIIDRAQRQTGQSPQRDTHHATV
- a CDS encoding RsmE family RNA methyltransferase gives rise to the protein MQRYFLEADARIAPDRFRVAGEDAHHVLRVLRMRQGDRFGIVSEGETYEVEIVDVQEDEVIVHVIAQMASASEPPFAVTLVQGLPKGERLDELLMHGTEVGVTQFVIFEGVRSVARWDEKKRTAKLERCQRIVKEAAEQSQRNVVPRVAYAPDLASALQQSAGYLIAPYEVQGQGLPPLKLALRQLNEKRDRLLAEGIRLVIGPEGGLDGAEVQAIQAQEGQLVTLGARILRTETAGVVTVAQLLYELESER
- a CDS encoding 50S ribosomal protein L11 methyltransferase, whose protein sequence is MDLYRITIETTSEAVEAVCVVTDLPEIVGQDIEDSADLEARSAQARASEWIDEAFLNRTGAKVNLYIDQARFSDEEVKGFVRVIEQKLDGIRAIGLDVGSLLVSLEAIPEASYLLAYKEHFHTLRVSPRVIIAPSWEMDRLSEMGTIGADDVVLEIDPGMAFGTGTHETTQLMLTVMEGHALRDTRVLDLGTGTGVLAIAAAKFGAHSVTAVDVDENALAVARDNAVKNGVSDRIQLVVSDLARDLPSGQTYDFVYANLLLDLLLRLLPDIKHVLSPNGTLSVSGIVHHQVEAVAQAAREQRLKVIEIHENADWRALVLTFTEESGGWLACSAIF